A genomic region of Janthinobacterium lividum contains the following coding sequences:
- a CDS encoding PAAR domain-containing protein, with amino-acid sequence MAGPVIRLGDKTSHGGSVLEASAVTDSGGIGIARVGDKVSCPRPGHGICPIVSGDASWIVDGKPVARQGDKTSCGAVLIASQQATTDQL; translated from the coding sequence ATGGCTGGTCCCGTAATCAGATTGGGCGACAAAACATCGCATGGCGGCAGCGTGCTGGAGGCCTCGGCGGTGACGGACAGCGGCGGCATCGGCATTGCGCGCGTAGGCGACAAGGTGTCGTGCCCGCGGCCAGGCCATGGCATCTGTCCCATCGTCAGCGGCGACGCCAGCTGGATCGTCGATGGCAAACCGGTGGCCCGCCAGGGCGACAAGACCAGTTGTGGCGCGGTGCTGATCGCCAGCCAGCAAGCCACCACGGATCAGCTATGA
- a CDS encoding M15 family metallopeptidase has translation MFLLAVALYFLLACLISWLVLFPSGRELVMRALATAERGIGARIERLARRRNAGLDTLRRGGASTLLGSAAFVRRHYLLFLGGAAVMCLPPAIALLAGSKNVLGGYEVSTREMNTQVSALLQGEQLVPPVDLPPLVFATEEVQQVRPMLVSASRNWTLLNAEYAQRLLLVFKIMKDKHGYDMAILEGYRSPERQNMLAGMGSNVTNAAAFQSWHQYGLAADCAFLRDGKLVISEKDPWAMRGYQLYGEVAESVGMTWGGRWKMMDFGHTELRVPGVMKKQR, from the coding sequence GTGTTTCTACTGGCGGTGGCACTCTATTTTTTACTCGCATGCCTGATCAGCTGGCTCGTGCTGTTTCCATCCGGCCGCGAACTGGTGATGCGGGCGCTGGCGACGGCCGAACGGGGCATCGGGGCGCGGATCGAGCGGCTGGCCCGGCGCAGGAACGCCGGACTGGACACGCTGCGCCGTGGCGGCGCCAGCACCTTGCTCGGCAGCGCGGCGTTCGTGCGCCGCCATTACCTGCTGTTTCTGGGCGGTGCGGCGGTGATGTGCCTGCCACCGGCGATCGCCTTGCTGGCAGGCAGCAAGAACGTGTTGGGCGGCTACGAGGTGTCGACGCGCGAAATGAATACGCAAGTGTCGGCCCTGCTGCAAGGGGAACAGCTGGTGCCGCCGGTGGATCTGCCGCCGCTGGTGTTTGCCACCGAGGAAGTGCAGCAAGTGCGGCCGATGCTGGTATCGGCCAGCCGCAACTGGACGCTGCTCAATGCCGAATACGCGCAAAGGCTGCTGCTGGTGTTCAAGATCATGAAGGACAAACATGGCTACGACATGGCCATCCTGGAAGGTTACCGCAGTCCGGAACGGCAAAACATGCTTGCCGGCATGGGCAGCAATGTCACCAATGCGGCCGCGTTCCAGAGCTGGCATCAGTATGGCCTGGCCGCCGATTGCGCCTTTTTGCGCGACGGCAAGCTGGTGATATCAGAGAAAGATCCGTGGGCCATGCGCGGCTATCAGCTGTATGGCGAGGTGGCCGAATCGGTCGGCATGACGTGGGGCGGCCGCTGGAAAATGATGGACTTCGGCCACACCGAACTGCGCGTGCCTGGTGTAATGAAAAAACAACGATGA
- a CDS encoding type VI secretion system Vgr family protein: MSAAQLDQVGAALGAFSSITRLYEIKLEGDSAQDADLLLVEAFACDEQLQTPGARDVIVLSTSAQLALAPMLGKLATLQVSLFDGSRASFSGHVSEAAMLGSMGGLARYRLRLTPWLWRLGQVRNSRVWQDKSVIEIVESVFQSYAPAARWRWSDDTRPFMDGVAARSYCCQYRESDLDFVSRLLTEEGLAWRFEEQEGGHCLVLFADSSSDSAVPEDASSAAGGGIRFHGARAGEQGDTLQAFSTARSLNTALATVLSYDYKAKQAVAASVPTRTAVGGQHAPLLESYDTPGQYYYADSAQASRYALLRMQSIEARSERCVARSTVRTLRAGTRFSLTQGPLQAAGGDAPAPAYAVLRVCSVGVNNLPAPARQGLAELFGPIPELLQESLGTLNLGPRHIEHFEQVIAQAVASGYANHLEAIPAATPWRPVLGENGLRQHPKPTAFGSQSAIVVGADGNDAASGADEIYCDSLGRVRIRFHWQQETGATCWVRVAQRAAGGGMGSQFLPRIGQEVLVQFLENDIDRPIIVGALYNGQGEGGGAPTPGGAAAAQADTEKLFAPAHDHGATAQGNLAGGNSPLWHGAAGASAAHRNASAQWGIRSKEFGKAGSVAGYNQLLFDDTDGQGRVQLKSSHAASELNLGHLIHAADNYRGSLRGAGAELRTDAYGAVRAGAGLLVSSYVLNHGACARDPAGDNAPGMALLKQAAKLGETFSAAAVTHQGVAYAVHLGATAPGSSTLDAKAAPLPAFLTTASGMLSRDSVAAARSDAAGKPVAPADDKLPHSSDAIIAVAAKGGLGVVAGQDMQLSNGETVTLMSGLDTQFAGGGKWRLHTGQAIGLLGGVVKPGEGELGMQLVAASQPIEVQAQSDEIKVQAREEVNVASASAHIDWAAAKSIRLSTAGGANITIEGGNITIQCPGKITVFAGKKSFLGPTGLGYPLPRLPRSELALRPLKFLLRLADTPGLKGHALAHTPWKITHGAQPDGMDFIDDDKLVAQGKTDASGNIKLSDAEEEKLAAVYASNPDHTWIVYPGHSVRLNVETESPDWTDKEKLFHAMQAADFSAGRYATIFEAAAAPQARYAKEALASLTLKNILPKVKV; encoded by the coding sequence ATGAGCGCAGCGCAGCTGGACCAGGTGGGCGCCGCGCTGGGAGCGTTCTCCAGCATCACGCGCTTGTACGAGATCAAGCTTGAAGGCGACAGCGCGCAGGATGCGGACCTGCTGCTGGTGGAAGCGTTCGCCTGCGACGAGCAATTGCAGACGCCCGGCGCGCGCGATGTCATCGTGCTGTCGACCAGCGCGCAGCTGGCGCTGGCACCCATGCTGGGCAAGCTGGCCACGCTGCAAGTGAGCTTGTTTGATGGCAGCCGCGCCAGCTTCAGCGGTCATGTCAGCGAGGCGGCCATGCTGGGCAGCATGGGCGGCCTGGCGCGTTACCGGCTGCGCCTGACGCCCTGGTTGTGGCGGCTGGGCCAGGTGCGTAACAGCCGCGTCTGGCAAGACAAGAGCGTGATCGAGATCGTCGAGTCCGTGTTCCAGTCCTACGCGCCGGCGGCGCGGTGGCGCTGGAGCGATGACACGCGTCCGTTCATGGATGGCGTCGCGGCGCGCAGCTATTGCTGCCAGTACCGCGAGTCGGACCTCGATTTCGTCAGCCGCCTGCTGACCGAAGAAGGGCTGGCATGGCGCTTCGAGGAACAGGAAGGCGGCCATTGCCTGGTGCTGTTTGCCGACAGCAGCAGCGACAGCGCGGTGCCGGAAGACGCGTCCAGCGCGGCCGGCGGCGGCATCCGCTTTCATGGCGCGCGCGCCGGCGAGCAGGGCGACACGCTGCAGGCGTTCAGCACGGCGCGTTCGCTGAACACGGCGCTGGCGACCGTGCTCAGTTATGACTACAAGGCCAAGCAGGCGGTCGCGGCCAGCGTGCCGACCCGGACGGCGGTGGGCGGCCAGCATGCGCCGCTGCTGGAAAGCTACGATACGCCGGGCCAGTATTACTATGCCGACTCGGCCCAGGCCAGCCGCTACGCGCTGTTGCGGATGCAATCGATCGAAGCGCGCAGCGAACGCTGCGTTGCCCGTTCGACGGTGCGCACCTTGCGCGCCGGCACGCGCTTCAGCCTGACGCAGGGACCGCTGCAGGCGGCGGGCGGCGACGCGCCGGCCCCTGCTTATGCGGTGCTGCGCGTTTGCAGCGTGGGCGTCAACAACCTGCCGGCGCCGGCCAGGCAAGGTCTGGCCGAACTGTTCGGCCCGATCCCGGAACTGCTGCAGGAAAGCCTGGGCACGCTGAACCTGGGCCCGCGCCACATCGAACATTTCGAGCAGGTGATCGCCCAGGCGGTGGCCAGCGGCTACGCCAATCATCTGGAAGCGATTCCCGCCGCTACGCCGTGGCGCCCGGTGCTGGGTGAAAACGGATTGCGCCAGCATCCGAAACCGACCGCCTTCGGCAGCCAGAGCGCCATCGTCGTGGGAGCCGATGGCAATGACGCGGCCAGCGGCGCCGATGAAATATATTGCGACAGCCTGGGCCGGGTGCGCATCCGCTTTCACTGGCAGCAGGAGACTGGCGCAACTTGCTGGGTGCGGGTCGCGCAGCGCGCGGCCGGCGGCGGCATGGGCAGCCAGTTCCTGCCGCGCATCGGCCAGGAAGTGCTGGTGCAGTTCCTGGAAAACGATATCGACCGGCCCATCATCGTCGGCGCGCTGTACAACGGCCAGGGCGAGGGCGGCGGCGCACCCACGCCGGGCGGCGCCGCCGCTGCCCAGGCCGACACGGAGAAATTGTTCGCGCCGGCCCACGACCATGGCGCAACAGCCCAGGGCAACCTGGCGGGTGGCAATAGCCCGCTATGGCATGGCGCCGCCGGGGCCAGCGCGGCGCACCGGAATGCCAGCGCGCAATGGGGCATCCGCAGCAAGGAGTTCGGCAAGGCGGGCAGCGTGGCAGGCTACAACCAGCTGCTGTTCGACGACACCGACGGCCAGGGCCGGGTGCAGCTGAAAAGCAGCCATGCGGCCAGCGAGCTGAACCTGGGCCATCTGATCCACGCGGCCGACAATTACCGCGGCAGCCTGCGCGGCGCCGGCGCAGAGCTGCGCACGGATGCGTATGGCGCGGTGCGGGCGGGCGCAGGCCTGCTGGTATCCAGTTATGTACTCAACCATGGCGCCTGCGCGCGCGACCCGGCCGGCGACAATGCGCCCGGCATGGCGCTGCTCAAGCAGGCCGCCAAGCTGGGCGAGACCTTCAGCGCGGCGGCCGTCACGCACCAGGGCGTGGCCTATGCGGTGCATCTGGGGGCGACGGCGCCCGGCAGCAGTACGCTCGATGCGAAGGCCGCGCCGTTGCCGGCCTTCCTGACTACTGCCTCGGGCATGCTGAGCCGCGACAGCGTGGCGGCCGCCAGGAGCGATGCGGCCGGCAAGCCCGTCGCGCCAGCCGACGACAAGCTGCCGCACAGCAGCGACGCCATCATCGCGGTGGCGGCCAAAGGGGGCCTGGGCGTGGTGGCTGGCCAGGATATGCAATTGTCGAATGGCGAAACGGTAACACTGATGAGCGGGCTCGATACGCAGTTCGCCGGCGGCGGCAAGTGGCGATTGCACACGGGCCAGGCGATCGGTCTGCTGGGCGGCGTGGTCAAGCCGGGCGAGGGCGAGCTGGGCATGCAGCTGGTGGCGGCCAGCCAGCCCATCGAGGTGCAAGCCCAGTCCGACGAGATCAAGGTCCAGGCGCGCGAAGAGGTCAATGTCGCCAGCGCCAGCGCGCATATCGACTGGGCGGCGGCAAAAAGCATCCGCCTGTCCACGGCGGGCGGCGCCAACATCACCATCGAGGGCGGCAATATCACGATCCAGTGCCCCGGGAAGATCACAGTGTTTGCAGGCAAGAAAAGTTTTCTGGGGCCGACAGGACTCGGTTATCCATTGCCCCGCCTGCCGCGTTCCGAACTGGCGTTGCGGCCGTTGAAATTCTTGCTGCGCCTGGCCGACACGCCGGGGCTGAAAGGCCATGCGCTGGCGCACACGCCGTGGAAGATCACCCATGGCGCGCAGCCCGACGGCATGGATTTCATCGACGACGACAAGCTGGTGGCGCAGGGCAAGACCGATGCATCGGGGAATATCAAGCTCAGCGATGCGGAGGAAGAAAAGCTTGCCGCCGTCTATGCGAGCAATCCGGACCATACATGGATCGTGTATCCGGGCCACAGCGTGCGGCTGAACGTGGAAACCGAATCGCCCGACTGGACCGACAAGGAAAAGCTGTTCCATGCGATGCAGGCGGCGGATTTCAGCGCCGGGCGCTATGCCACCATCTTCGAGGCGGCCGCCGCGCCGCAGGCGCGCTATGCGAAAGAAGCGCTGGCCTCGCTTACCCTGAAAAACATCCTGCCGAAGGTGAAAGTCTGA
- a CDS encoding phospholipase — protein sequence MTNKNISQLTGKDGTPSAPATSAPGCFVHDGEELPNFPEQKWGSIFSEQQKGNQVEFYVTGEEYFTAVAKAIEGAKKSIFITGWQVNFDVELTASKTLFECLETAISNPHRPKVYVMPWLSPKVGVDTGDFETVLAIFQLNAGVGGPAKAFALPAIAQSDMEGMLGIGFSHHQKLVVIDNERAFVGGIDLAYGRRDNGKFALSHGTRKGNEVYNTCIPAIEPMNHEAQTAYLTRAELLAGCIGGKVGGAATFATSATIRPIAVVLDVVQDAKDGIARISKNMSAKWDAIDLMPDFIGKLQDIPIDVAQDISRWAYGQLDKGLRDKVDAVRTTGSAHVIDGGTALMSWLNAGSLNKLPPELRSGTVKLIETFVIGILTYLSTLADARPTRYENLKKLRKIMPTGAKTFAATQPRMPWHDVHAAIVGPSVSDLSRNFIERWNGIAQRYEKSYQASMPPSLIKMFQALGMSGTPRLVLQRIAAAPPPKTPAKPPGDAWVQVLRSAPMRLLNDELAAHARGSKPAARPEWPQNNCLKAMLTAINGAQKFIYIEGQFFQSEYGSDASKTRPLSGPMAALLDISKSPAYEKYARQLGVYGVPPADMIDKLIWSQIDDVKADITGGGSDFMADLFNVMSNYADITSTRMMGKEEPGILNPIGLALSQRIERAINDGLPFHVYMVLPVHPEGTLDTLNIMTQLHLTMQSLVFGKDSLVNRIRRAILVRDLRKSKKLGAEEARKTVAGYAPDRLAELAGDKWTSYLTLLNLRSWETLGTRHVTEQIYVHSKLLIADDRVAILGSANINDRSQLGGRDSELAVVVRDDNQTDVELDGVDSDKVSVNVHDLRVRLWKKLFGLTDGATPAKGLIKHLLRPAAPDTWEAIQKLALANAEAYAKAFAFLARPSGKPSSIWPTWNARTRSLEHHMPFHERFWRDADMLRDKSHSWEAQTRAPESAPVGVEGFIVALPVTWTAGENNISGMNLTLLAHQEKKPPRDADHPLPQETYAQVESGKRPPAGQGESSA from the coding sequence ATGACAAATAAAAATATCTCCCAGCTGACGGGCAAGGACGGTACGCCGAGCGCGCCGGCCACGTCGGCGCCCGGCTGTTTCGTGCACGATGGCGAAGAACTGCCGAATTTCCCCGAGCAAAAGTGGGGCAGCATCTTTTCGGAACAGCAAAAGGGCAACCAGGTCGAATTCTATGTCACCGGCGAAGAGTATTTCACGGCTGTCGCCAAGGCCATCGAAGGCGCCAAGAAATCGATTTTCATCACCGGTTGGCAAGTCAATTTCGATGTCGAACTGACGGCGAGCAAGACCTTGTTCGAATGCCTGGAAACGGCGATAAGCAATCCCCACCGTCCGAAAGTGTATGTGATGCCGTGGCTGTCGCCCAAGGTCGGGGTCGATACGGGCGACTTCGAAACCGTGCTGGCGATCTTCCAGCTCAATGCAGGCGTCGGCGGCCCCGCCAAGGCGTTCGCTTTGCCGGCGATCGCCCAGAGCGACATGGAAGGCATGCTGGGCATCGGCTTTTCCCATCACCAGAAACTCGTGGTGATCGACAATGAGCGCGCGTTTGTCGGCGGCATCGACCTTGCCTATGGCCGCCGCGACAACGGCAAGTTCGCCCTCAGCCATGGCACGCGCAAGGGCAACGAGGTGTACAACACCTGCATCCCGGCCATCGAGCCGATGAACCATGAAGCGCAAACGGCCTACCTGACGCGCGCCGAACTGCTGGCCGGTTGCATCGGCGGAAAAGTCGGTGGCGCGGCCACGTTTGCCACCTCGGCCACGATCAGGCCGATCGCCGTCGTGCTCGACGTGGTGCAGGACGCCAAGGATGGCATCGCGCGGATATCGAAGAATATGTCCGCCAAATGGGATGCGATCGACCTGATGCCCGACTTTATCGGCAAGCTGCAAGACATACCGATCGATGTTGCGCAGGATATATCGCGCTGGGCTTACGGCCAGCTCGACAAGGGCTTGCGCGACAAGGTCGATGCCGTGCGCACCACGGGCAGCGCGCATGTGATCGATGGCGGCACGGCGCTGATGTCGTGGCTGAACGCCGGCTCGCTGAACAAGCTGCCGCCCGAATTGCGCAGCGGCACGGTCAAGCTGATCGAGACTTTCGTGATCGGCATCCTCACTTATCTGTCGACCTTGGCCGACGCGCGTCCCACGCGCTATGAAAACCTGAAAAAATTGCGCAAGATCATGCCGACCGGGGCCAAGACCTTCGCCGCCACGCAGCCGCGCATGCCATGGCACGATGTGCATGCGGCCATCGTCGGACCGTCGGTCAGCGACTTGAGCCGCAATTTCATCGAGCGCTGGAACGGCATTGCCCAGCGATATGAAAAATCGTACCAGGCCAGCATGCCGCCTTCGCTGATCAAGATGTTCCAGGCGCTGGGCATGTCCGGCACGCCCAGGCTGGTCTTGCAGCGCATCGCTGCCGCGCCGCCGCCCAAAACGCCTGCGAAGCCGCCGGGAGATGCTTGGGTGCAAGTGTTGCGCAGCGCGCCGATGAGGTTGCTCAATGACGAGCTGGCCGCACATGCGCGCGGCAGCAAACCCGCGGCCAGGCCGGAATGGCCGCAGAACAACTGTCTGAAGGCGATGCTGACGGCAATTAATGGAGCGCAGAAGTTCATCTATATCGAAGGCCAGTTTTTCCAGTCGGAATATGGCAGCGATGCAAGCAAGACCAGGCCGCTGTCCGGTCCGATGGCGGCGCTGCTCGACATCAGCAAGTCGCCGGCCTATGAAAAGTATGCGCGGCAGCTCGGCGTGTATGGCGTGCCGCCGGCAGACATGATCGATAAGCTGATCTGGTCGCAGATCGACGATGTCAAGGCCGACATTACCGGTGGCGGCAGCGATTTCATGGCCGATCTGTTCAATGTGATGAGCAACTATGCCGATATCACCTCGACCCGCATGATGGGAAAGGAAGAGCCAGGCATCCTCAATCCGATTGGCCTGGCATTGTCGCAGCGCATCGAGCGGGCCATCAACGATGGCTTGCCCTTCCATGTCTACATGGTGCTGCCGGTGCATCCGGAAGGCACGCTCGACACCCTCAATATCATGACGCAGCTGCATTTGACGATGCAGTCGCTGGTATTCGGCAAGGATAGCCTGGTGAACCGGATCCGGCGCGCCATCCTGGTGCGGGATCTGCGCAAGAGCAAAAAACTGGGGGCGGAAGAGGCCAGGAAAACCGTTGCCGGCTACGCGCCGGACCGGCTGGCCGAACTGGCCGGCGACAAGTGGACCAGCTACCTGACCTTGCTCAACTTGCGCTCCTGGGAAACCCTGGGCACGCGTCACGTGACGGAGCAGATTTATGTGCACTCCAAGCTGTTGATCGCCGACGACAGGGTGGCGATCCTGGGCAGCGCCAATATCAACGACCGCAGCCAGCTGGGCGGGCGCGATTCTGAACTGGCGGTCGTCGTCAGGGATGACAATCAGACCGATGTCGAGCTCGATGGGGTCGATAGCGACAAGGTCAGCGTCAACGTGCATGACTTGCGGGTGCGCCTGTGGAAAAAACTGTTCGGCCTGACCGATGGCGCCACCCCGGCCAAGGGCTTGATCAAGCACCTGTTGCGTCCGGCGGCTCCGGACACCTGGGAGGCGATTCAAAAATTGGCGCTGGCCAATGCGGAAGCGTATGCCAAGGCCTTCGCTTTCCTGGCCCGTCCAAGCGGCAAGCCCAGTTCGATCTGGCCCACCTGGAATGCCAGGACGCGCAGCCTGGAGCACCACATGCCGTTCCACGAGCGCTTCTGGCGCGATGCCGATATGTTGCGCGACAAATCGCATTCCTGGGAGGCGCAAACGCGCGCGCCCGAATCGGCGCCGGTGGGTGTCGAGGGTTTTATCGTGGCCTTGCCGGTCACCTGGACGGCCGGCGAAAACAATATTTCAGGCATGAATCTGACCCTGCTGGCCCATCAGGAGAAGAAACCGCCGCGCGATGCAGACCATCCATTGCCGCAAGAGACCTACGCCCAGGTTGAATCAGGCAAGCGCCCGCCAGCCGGCCAGGGCGAAAGCTCGGCTTGA
- a CDS encoding T6SS immunity protein Tli4 family protein, producing MMIVCLPRFAACHLATLLLFAGAYGEGMAANQADPAAPSRRPTAQELMQATAPGYATPAGMARECLGRLVFDVHAPVQWPTRYKDASDTGIFYRSFSEDVFHQGDEIQVGNVRIGVLGPLGKEDMAALREAMPQPRIDRLQALLKDDEAELAELKGQPANAKTRQASYLAQKSLTGRQAQIKELQSNYQTFDSGLPDSDGYRSSEGSGTANPTRYSIYRSHLQRGEYVYVFESMQEIRDNNSEAAHGQQFIRFLKSFRPRAANEVPKELGLCIPHGFIADDGKTVSAIQQSLRWPDAPGVLYTISTGNVDPRALKVPLVQAAATGGIGQFGSRGEQEAKPFIVERIAPRSVRIGALTAQQGGLALKVERPGSAPFETYTVFTGYAGWLGTAVLPYILIELGSRSMEQAPELKQNPPPFKSSYARLETLLKSTHLRPTEPAMPELRGLSGTQ from the coding sequence ATGATGATAGTTTGTCTTCCGCGTTTTGCCGCATGCCATCTCGCCACTCTCCTGCTGTTTGCCGGCGCGTATGGCGAAGGCATGGCCGCCAACCAGGCCGATCCGGCGGCGCCATCGCGCAGGCCCACGGCGCAGGAACTGATGCAGGCGACCGCGCCCGGGTACGCGACGCCGGCCGGCATGGCGCGCGAGTGCCTGGGGCGGCTGGTGTTCGACGTGCATGCACCGGTACAGTGGCCGACCCGCTACAAGGACGCGTCCGACACGGGCATCTTTTACCGGTCTTTCAGCGAAGACGTATTTCACCAGGGTGATGAGATACAGGTTGGAAATGTCCGCATCGGTGTGCTGGGGCCGCTAGGCAAGGAAGATATGGCCGCCTTGCGGGAAGCCATGCCGCAACCCAGGATCGACCGCCTGCAGGCGCTGCTCAAGGACGATGAGGCGGAACTGGCCGAATTGAAAGGCCAGCCCGCCAACGCGAAGACCCGTCAGGCGAGCTATCTGGCGCAGAAGTCGCTCACCGGCAGGCAGGCGCAGATCAAGGAACTGCAAAGCAACTACCAGACATTTGATTCCGGCCTGCCCGACAGTGACGGTTACCGCAGCAGCGAAGGTTCGGGAACGGCCAACCCCACCCGCTATTCCATCTATCGCAGCCACCTTCAGCGCGGCGAATATGTGTATGTGTTTGAATCCATGCAAGAAATACGCGACAACAATAGCGAGGCAGCGCATGGCCAGCAGTTCATCCGCTTCCTGAAAAGCTTCCGCCCGCGCGCCGCCAATGAAGTGCCGAAAGAACTGGGCCTGTGCATTCCGCATGGCTTTATCGCTGACGATGGCAAGACGGTCAGCGCTATCCAGCAGTCCTTGCGCTGGCCCGACGCGCCCGGCGTGTTGTATACGATCAGCACCGGCAACGTCGATCCGCGCGCCTTGAAGGTGCCGCTGGTCCAGGCGGCCGCCACCGGCGGCATCGGCCAGTTCGGCAGCCGCGGCGAGCAGGAGGCCAAGCCTTTCATTGTCGAACGCATCGCGCCCCGTAGCGTCCGCATCGGCGCGCTGACGGCGCAGCAGGGCGGCCTGGCGCTGAAAGTGGAGCGACCAGGCAGCGCGCCGTTTGAAACCTATACGGTATTCACCGGTTACGCGGGATGGCTGGGCACGGCGGTGCTGCCCTACATCCTGATCGAACTTGGCAGCCGCAGCATGGAGCAGGCACCGGAACTGAAGCAGAATCCGCCGCCTTTCAAGAGCAGCTACGCGCGCCTGGAAACCTTGTTGAAGAGTACGCATTTGCGGCCCACCGAACCGGCCATGCCGGAGTTGCGCGGTCTGAGCGGAACGCAATGA